In Arcanobacterium canis, the sequence CCAGGAGCGGAACACTGCCTCAATGGCGAGATCAAGCTGCTTGCGTGGGTTTTGAGGGAAGTCTTCGCCGGTGGCATTGCGGAAGATCTCCTTGTATTGAGCCACGAGTTCTTTCAGATCCTCTGTGGTCATATCGAGATCGCCGCTGTATCCCTTGCGCTCTTGCAAACTGTGAAGTGCGTTTGAGAAGAGATCACCATCGACGTCCATGACAGTCTTGCCGAACATCTGAATCAAGCGGCGATAGGAATCCCACGCGAAACGCTCATTGCCTGACTGCTGGGCCAGACCTACCACAGAGTCATCGTTGAGACCGATGTTCAGCACTGTTTCCATCATTCCTGGCATGGAGAACTTTGCTCCTGAACGCACCGAGACAAGGAGCGGATTGCCACTATCACCGAGGTCCTTGTGCATTGCCTGCTCGACATCGCGAATCGCCTTCGTTACTTCAACGCTGAGTGAATCTGGCACCTCGCCGTCGGTGAGATAGGTGCGGCACGCCTGCGTTGTAATCGTGAATCCAGGAGGCACTGGCATTCCCAGTTTGGTCATCTCGGCAAGGTTGGCACCCTTACCGCCGAGGAGATCCTTCATGTCCTTGTCGCCTTCGGCGAACGCGTATACGTACTTCGTCATATGATTCCCTCCGTTGGGAGCGGCCCTGCTACGCTCGGGGCCACATCGACTTCAAAGATTCGTCGTTGAATCCACACCCAAGTCTAACACTTGTGACACACCCCATGCACCCGACGTCGGGGCTTGAGTCCCAGACTGTCACGAAGCGACAAGCTGGGTGTTTGGCGAAGAAATCCCACCAAACACCCCGCTTTCACCACATTGTCATTCTTTGATTGGCCACGGCTCAAGGTCACTTTCCTCGGGCTTGTCTCGGTTGACCATAGCTGGCAGCGCTGCCGCTGCTGCACAGACGAGGGCAAAAACCACGAGCATTGCCACGACAACCGACAGCAGGGAGAAATGTATTCCCAGACCAACAAGTGCAGCGAAGACGCCTGCGGCCACGAGGAGGGCACCCCACAGAATCAAACCAATTTTCATTGTGTTCTCCTACTTCTTTTCATTCGCCAATGACGGTGTCGAGTCAGCTTTTTCTTCAAGATCGATTTGTCCAAAGCCAAGCTCAACTTTGACTTTTCGCGCCTGATCGGGGTGTTCAACAGCGGCAGGTGTGGAGTAAGTGATGGCCATCGCTAAACGATTTCGTGGCGCGAACGTGAGGTTTCCACTGGTTGCAGATCGGCGCCCGCGCTGAGGATCGATCACGTGAGACGTGTGTGACATCGACACTGATGCTAAATCACCGTTCGCAGCTTGCCAGGCTCCACTTTCTGGCACCTGGATCTCACCAACTGTGTGCAGTTCAAAAATCACCGGATCTTTGGGATCGACGGTGATGTGCATGTGCCCCACACCGGCGCTCAGCTCATCGCCATCAGACAAGTCACGCGCATGGTACGTACGATCCGTCACGATGGAGACATCATTGGGTGCCCAACTTGTCGAGAAAAGGGAAACATGAGGCGCTGTCACAACGCGTTGCGGCAAGAAACCTGCCAGCATCACCATTGGGAGGAGGGCAAGTGAGGCAACGACACTGACAAGCGTCAGCCATGTTCCGCGTCGGCCAGTAATCCCCGCGATCATCACGGCACCACCGGTGATAATTGCCCCCGCACCGGCAGCGACAGTGGCAGCAGCGAGAGTCGGCCCCATCACAAGAAGCACAATTGCAGCGGCGAGTGCGGCCAGAGCGAAGGACACCAAAATGTACGAAGCGGAGACTGCCGGTGACGCTTTGCGTTGGCGAGTTTTGCGGCCTTCCGACGCCGTGGACGGCGACTCCCGATAAGAAGAGACAACGTCGTCAGGCCCAGTCGGTGCTTGCTCAATTTGTTCAGTGAGCACGGTCTCCTGCTCAGGTTGTGCCGCAGCAGTCGGCGCAGCCTCAGCTGTCGCGGGTGGCGTCGGTAGATCCTTACCGTGGCGACGCATTGCCCACATCGCCACAGCAATCCCAAGAACAACGATGACGAGCACAGTTGCGAAACCTGAACCGACACGGAACGGAACGAAGAATGGTCGATCAACGAACATCCACAGACCCAGCGCCAACAGTCCGACACTGAGGATAAATGGGCCACTGAAGTCGCCACCAACAGCAGATTCAAATTCGATCTCCTCGCTCGTGACTTTCGGAAGGAAAAGCCAGGCAAGCGCATAGGCAATCAATCCCAAACCCGCGAGGGACGCCAAAATCACTGCACCAATGCGCACCACAATAGGTGCCACGTTCCATCGATGTGCCAAACCGGCACACACGCCACCGAGATAGCCGTCTGGAGTACGGCGCAGCGGCGATTTCCTCATCGAAGTAAAAATGTTCATGGCTCAATCCTGGCAAAATCACCACCACCACCGATATGAGGGGACACCCTGGTTTCACCCTGATCTGTGCCATGCACCGTTTTTAGGCAAGCGCCACGTGACACAATAGAAGGGTGAGCACCCCAGATTATTCCTTCCTCAGAGGGCCCAAGACACCTGAGCGCCCGCCGCTGTTGCGCCGACACCCGCGTATCCTCGCGGGCGTATGTCAGGCCCTGGCCACACATCTGGGCGGAAACGTGGCAGCATGGCGGGCTGGTTTCCTCCTCGCCTGTATGTTCTACGGACT encodes:
- a CDS encoding PspC domain-containing protein; this translates as MNIFTSMRKSPLRRTPDGYLGGVCAGLAHRWNVAPIVVRIGAVILASLAGLGLIAYALAWLFLPKVTSEEIEFESAVGGDFSGPFILSVGLLALGLWMFVDRPFFVPFRVGSGFATVLVIVVLGIAVAMWAMRRHGKDLPTPPATAEAAPTAAAQPEQETVLTEQIEQAPTGPDDVVSSYRESPSTASEGRKTRQRKASPAVSASYILVSFALAALAAAIVLLVMGPTLAAATVAAGAGAIITGGAVMIAGITGRRGTWLTLVSVVASLALLPMVMLAGFLPQRVVTAPHVSLFSTSWAPNDVSIVTDRTYHARDLSDGDELSAGVGHMHITVDPKDPVIFELHTVGEIQVPESGAWQAANGDLASVSMSHTSHVIDPQRGRRSATSGNLTFAPRNRLAMAITYSTPAAVEHPDQARKVKVELGFGQIDLEEKADSTPSLANEKK